The following coding sequences are from one Musa acuminata AAA Group cultivar baxijiao chromosome BXJ1-6, Cavendish_Baxijiao_AAA, whole genome shotgun sequence window:
- the LOC135677462 gene encoding alpha-humulene 10-hydroxylase-like, protein MSELMRNPETMKRAQEEVREAMRGKGKVEERDAEGLSYLKLVIKETLRLHSPAPLLIPRVGRETSQVLGFKIPAGSRVVVNAWALGRDPTYWGDDAECFRPERFQGSPVDFKGANFEYIPFGAGRRMCPGVQFAMVGVELVLAHLLFYFDWELPHAMKPGDLDMTENMGGTASRKSELFLLAAPRIPLPDVDISWS, encoded by the coding sequence ATGTCGGAGTTGATGAGGAACCCCGAGACGATGAAGAGAGCACAGGAGGAAGTGAGAGAAGCCATGAGAGGCAAGGGTAAAGTGGAGGAACGTGATGCGGAGGGGCTCAGCTACTTGAAGCTAGTAATCAAGGAGACACTGAGACTGCATTCGCCAGCGCCCTTGCTGATCCCGAGAGTAGGCAGGGAGACGTCGCAGGTGCTGGGATTCAAGATACCGGCAGGAAGCAGGGTCGTCGTCAATGCCTGGGCACTGGGGAGGGACCCAACATACTGGGGCGACGACGCCGAGTGCTTCCGGCCGGAGAGGTTCCAAGGAAGTCCGGTCGACTTCAAGGGGGCCAACTTCGAGTACATACCCTTCGGAGCTGGGAGGAGGATGTGCCCCGGCGTGCAGTTTGCGATGGTCGGCGTGGAGCTGGTGCTGGCTCATCTTCTCTTCTACTTCGACTGGGAACTCCCCCATGCCATGAAGCCAGGAGATCTGGACATGACAGAGAATATGGGGGGGACTGCATCTCGGAAATCAGAGCTGTTCTTGCTTGCTGCTCCTCGCATCCCTCTCCCCGACGTCGATATAAGCTGGTCTTGA